The following are from one region of the Romeriopsis navalis LEGE 11480 genome:
- a CDS encoding MSMEG_0565 family glycosyltransferase, translating into MLRIALLTYSTKPRGSVVHTWELATALADLGHTVCVYALDKDGLGFERSANFEVQLVAAKPAPTSLDDLIKQRIQEFVDALSQELAQYDIYHSQDCIGANALVKLRQQKKLQHVVRTVHHIEDYQSIYLRECQDKSIRLPDLCLCVSDRWQVALQKEYQIIAPRVINGVNVNRFSPERSGQETRLKRIYGINGNPVYLTVGGIEPRKNSLNLLRAFAQVRAQQPVAQLVIVGGATLFDYQDYRDRFFQLAKQLGIEVGQSLILPGVVSDADLPAMYRCGDVFCFPSLKEGWGLVVMEAIAAGLPIVLSDQSPFTEFMGVDQACWVDPQLPSSIARGMLKLTHDQLRINLVAKSRAILPNYSWPHSAQLHVAHYRQLIAAAG; encoded by the coding sequence ATGTTGCGAATTGCCTTGCTCACTTATTCGACCAAGCCCAGGGGCAGCGTCGTCCATACTTGGGAACTCGCGACTGCGCTGGCGGATTTGGGACATACGGTTTGTGTTTATGCCTTGGATAAGGATGGCCTGGGGTTTGAACGATCGGCGAATTTTGAAGTTCAACTCGTTGCCGCAAAACCGGCTCCGACTTCGCTTGATGACTTGATCAAGCAGCGAATTCAGGAGTTTGTGGACGCTTTAAGCCAGGAGTTGGCGCAGTATGATATTTACCATTCTCAGGATTGTATTGGGGCGAATGCCCTAGTCAAATTACGCCAGCAGAAAAAGCTTCAGCATGTCGTCCGAACTGTACATCACATTGAAGATTACCAAAGTATATATCTGCGAGAATGCCAGGATAAATCAATTCGATTACCAGATCTATGTCTGTGCGTCAGCGATCGATGGCAGGTGGCGCTGCAAAAGGAATATCAAATCATTGCCCCACGGGTGATTAATGGGGTCAATGTAAATCGCTTCTCCCCTGAGCGATCGGGTCAGGAAACCAGACTTAAACGAATCTATGGCATCAACGGCAATCCCGTTTATTTAACCGTGGGTGGCATTGAACCGCGCAAGAACTCACTCAATTTACTGCGGGCTTTTGCCCAAGTTCGAGCCCAACAGCCGGTGGCCCAATTGGTCATTGTCGGTGGCGCAACATTGTTTGATTATCAAGACTATCGCGATCGGTTTTTCCAGTTAGCCAAGCAGTTAGGTATCGAAGTTGGCCAATCATTGATTTTGCCTGGTGTCGTTTCCGATGCCGATTTACCGGCAATGTATCGTTGCGGTGATGTATTTTGTTTTCCCTCCTTGAAAGAAGGGTGGGGTTTAGTGGTGATGGAAGCGATCGCCGCTGGGTTGCCAATTGTGTTGTCTGATCAATCGCCGTTTACGGAATTTATGGGTGTCGATCAAGCCTGTTGGGTTGATCCGCAGTTGCCAAGTTCGATCGCCCGCGGCATGTTAAAGCTCACCCATGACCAGTTGCGAATTAACTTAGTGGCGAAGAGTCGGGCAATTTTGCCGAATTATTCCTGGCCGCATTCAGCCCAACTGCATGTGGCGCACTATCGCCAGCTAATCGCGGCCGCTGGATGA
- a CDS encoding MSMEG_0567/Sll0786 family nitrogen starvation N-acetyltransferase: MQSNRYSFKLALSAAEIQGYFALRQAIFCEEQGVFHGSDVDEIDATAYPIVAIDHEAAPDQQVVGVVRIYEETSRHWYGGRLGVHPDYRRVGRIGKGLIDKAVTTANTWGCEQFLATVQLQNVRFFQRLHWDSLQELDLHGLPHHLMQADLAYYPPGNEVRPIITWVERQVS; encoded by the coding sequence ATGCAATCGAATCGTTACAGTTTTAAGTTGGCGTTGTCAGCGGCAGAAATTCAAGGCTACTTTGCCTTGCGACAAGCGATTTTCTGCGAAGAGCAGGGCGTTTTCCATGGCAGTGATGTGGATGAAATTGACGCAACGGCTTACCCGATTGTGGCGATCGACCATGAGGCCGCGCCGGATCAGCAAGTTGTTGGGGTCGTCCGCATCTACGAAGAAACATCGCGCCATTGGTATGGTGGTCGGCTTGGTGTGCATCCTGACTATCGCCGCGTCGGCCGGATTGGCAAAGGCTTAATCGATAAAGCGGTGACAACAGCTAATACCTGGGGCTGCGAGCAATTTCTGGCCACTGTGCAATTGCAAAATGTGCGGTTTTTCCAACGGCTACATTGGGATTCGCTTCAGGAACTGGATCTCCATGGGTTGCCGCATCATTTGATGCAAGCCGATTTAGCGTATTATCCTCCCGGAAACGAAGTCCGACCGATCATTACTTGGGTTGAGCGGCAGGTGTCCTAG
- a CDS encoding PAS domain S-box protein — protein MTHPTPVELGRAIARNPLLVSPDAAVIDVIDQMHTIRAAGMQRQLGNTLDSIAVPVDATAVVVEHHLVIGLLTEQDILRLAAQQLDLTHLTMRTVMTHPVITLPEPALVDVSAVMQLLQQHQIHHLPLVDRQNRVTGLITYERLCQLAINQQLWQSQQQLQIQLDARIQAETSQQASEQRYADFLTVAPVGIFHTDTMGKCLYVNERWCEIAGLTLTEALGDGWLNGLHPADRALIGAEWNIAAQENQPFQLEYRFQRADACVTWVYGQAVAEYSPHGELLGYVGTITDITDRKQSEITLQNLVAGTAATTGQDFFPVLVEHIATAVDVSYVLVSELLDETLHVMAYWADGKLQPTFSFPLSGTPCEQVLQNAECYIDDCVQSQFPEDLDLVEMSAQSYLGVALYDLLGQPIGNLCILDKRPLRDVQRAKQILQVFAARAGVELERQRASIALKNRNKDLETAVQDRTKALKLTQSAVDLADDAIYMVRMDGSLSYVNQSACKMLGYSQDELLSLSVQDIDLYRPLDDFSEQWQSNCQERSWPPFETQHRAKDGTIHTVEVSVNYFEQDGQTYNIVFVRDICDRKEAAQKIQQQAEYERLLREISQRIRQSLDLQTIFDTACQEIRQVLQADRVGIFRLEPNSPVDTGEFVAEAVVESAVSLLSQSFSVDDLVSFDAPFDRQAPFWVETNLNWVQLPARLTQHLARWQIRANLVMPLLYKDELWGLLVVHQCYESRHWHQTEIDLTQQLANQLAIAIQQAELVQQLQQELSERQQTQQQLTERNQQLAQSNDELAYATRLKSEFLATMSHELRTPLNAVLGLAEALQDQIFGELNPKQIKALTTIERSGVHLLSLINDILDVAKIEAGRVKLQRSMVTVESVCRSSLAFIRQQALRKEIRLGLKLPPESIVLNVDERRISQALINLLSNAVKFTPEQGAIALEVTLPEVSPDHNVANSKFVEIAVSDTGIGIAPEYMPQLFKPFVQIDSALNRKYEGTGLGLALVKQLVELHGGAVRVSSEMDVGSRFTIELPYSKIVPQPDIATSRVRSSVIEPPCSRITKLQPRILLAEDNASNVSVIADYLSAAGCQLQIAHNGQIAIDLAQAETPDVILMDIQMPVVDGLEAMQKMRRDPNLVNVPIIALTALAMPGDRERCFMAGATDYLSKPVRLKQMVETIERYLA, from the coding sequence ATGACTCATCCTACGCCAGTTGAATTGGGCCGGGCGATCGCGCGTAATCCGCTGCTTGTGTCGCCGGATGCGGCCGTGATCGATGTAATTGACCAAATGCATACGATCCGCGCAGCCGGAATGCAGCGACAATTGGGGAATACGTTAGATAGCATCGCTGTGCCCGTTGACGCAACGGCGGTGGTGGTGGAGCATCATCTGGTGATTGGGCTGCTCACTGAGCAAGATATTTTGCGACTTGCGGCGCAGCAGCTGGATTTAACCCACTTAACGATGCGGACAGTGATGACGCATCCCGTCATTACTTTGCCGGAGCCGGCTCTGGTTGACGTGTCGGCGGTCATGCAGTTGCTACAGCAGCATCAGATTCATCATTTGCCCTTGGTTGATCGCCAAAATCGGGTCACGGGACTGATTACCTATGAGCGGCTGTGTCAATTGGCGATTAATCAGCAATTGTGGCAATCGCAGCAGCAACTCCAAATCCAGCTGGATGCCCGAATTCAGGCGGAGACGTCACAGCAAGCCAGTGAACAGCGATATGCAGACTTTCTGACGGTGGCACCAGTGGGAATTTTCCACACTGATACCATGGGAAAATGTCTCTACGTTAACGAACGTTGGTGTGAAATTGCTGGATTGACGCTTACGGAGGCGCTGGGTGACGGCTGGTTAAACGGTTTGCATCCAGCGGATCGGGCACTGATTGGGGCCGAGTGGAATATCGCAGCTCAGGAAAATCAACCCTTTCAATTGGAGTACCGCTTCCAACGTGCGGATGCTTGCGTGACCTGGGTTTACGGTCAGGCGGTGGCGGAGTATTCTCCCCATGGTGAACTGTTGGGCTACGTTGGTACGATCACCGATATCACCGATCGTAAGCAATCCGAAATCACTCTACAAAATCTGGTGGCGGGAACCGCGGCCACCACTGGCCAAGATTTTTTCCCAGTATTGGTGGAGCATATTGCGACGGCTGTGGATGTGTCTTATGTCTTAGTTTCGGAATTGTTGGATGAGACATTGCACGTCATGGCTTACTGGGCGGATGGCAAATTGCAACCAACATTTTCCTTTCCCTTGTCGGGAACGCCTTGTGAGCAGGTTTTACAGAATGCTGAATGTTATATTGACGACTGCGTGCAATCGCAGTTTCCGGAGGATTTAGATTTAGTTGAAATGTCGGCTCAGAGCTATCTTGGCGTGGCGCTATATGATCTGCTTGGCCAGCCGATCGGTAATCTGTGCATTTTGGATAAGCGGCCTTTGCGTGATGTCCAGCGGGCCAAACAAATTCTCCAGGTGTTTGCAGCGCGGGCGGGTGTAGAACTTGAGCGTCAACGGGCCAGCATTGCGCTGAAAAATCGGAATAAGGACTTAGAAACGGCGGTTCAGGACCGGACGAAAGCCTTGAAGTTGACGCAGTCAGCCGTGGACTTAGCGGATGATGCGATTTATATGGTGCGGATGGATGGGAGTTTGTCCTATGTGAATCAATCGGCTTGTAAGATGTTGGGCTACAGCCAGGATGAGCTTTTGAGTCTTTCGGTGCAGGATATTGACCTATATCGGCCATTGGATGATTTCTCAGAGCAATGGCAGTCCAATTGCCAGGAACGTAGTTGGCCCCCGTTTGAGACCCAGCATCGCGCGAAGGATGGGACGATCCATACCGTCGAAGTTAGCGTCAATTACTTTGAACAGGATGGGCAAACCTATAATATTGTCTTTGTTCGAGATATTTGTGATCGTAAAGAAGCGGCCCAGAAGATCCAGCAACAAGCCGAGTATGAACGGTTGTTGCGCGAGATCTCCCAACGCATTCGCCAATCTTTGGATCTGCAAACGATCTTTGATACAGCTTGTCAGGAAATTCGCCAAGTGTTGCAGGCGGACCGCGTCGGAATTTTCCGACTTGAACCAAATTCACCGGTTGATACGGGGGAATTTGTGGCGGAAGCGGTAGTCGAATCTGCTGTCTCCCTGCTATCTCAGTCCTTTTCTGTAGATGACTTAGTGAGTTTTGATGCTCCCTTCGATCGTCAAGCGCCGTTTTGGGTTGAGACGAATCTGAATTGGGTACAGTTGCCGGCGCGGTTGACGCAGCATTTAGCACGATGGCAGATTCGAGCAAATTTAGTCATGCCGCTACTGTATAAGGACGAGCTGTGGGGTTTGCTCGTTGTCCATCAATGCTATGAATCACGCCACTGGCACCAAACTGAAATTGATTTGACCCAACAATTAGCGAATCAACTGGCCATTGCAATTCAACAAGCGGAATTAGTGCAACAGCTTCAGCAAGAACTCAGTGAACGTCAACAGACACAGCAGCAACTAACCGAGCGGAATCAGCAACTAGCACAGTCGAATGACGAACTGGCCTATGCGACTCGACTCAAAAGTGAATTTCTGGCGACCATGAGTCATGAGCTGCGGACCCCGCTGAATGCGGTTCTAGGTTTGGCTGAAGCCTTACAAGATCAGATTTTCGGTGAACTGAACCCGAAGCAAATTAAGGCATTGACCACGATCGAACGGAGTGGGGTGCACTTACTATCACTGATTAACGACATCCTTGATGTGGCCAAAATTGAGGCCGGTCGAGTCAAACTCCAACGGAGTATGGTGACAGTTGAGTCTGTCTGTCGGTCGAGTTTAGCCTTTATTCGACAGCAAGCCTTGAGAAAGGAGATTCGATTAGGGCTAAAGCTGCCACCTGAATCAATTGTTCTGAACGTGGATGAGCGGCGGATTTCCCAAGCGCTAATTAACCTATTGAGTAATGCGGTCAAGTTCACGCCAGAGCAGGGGGCGATTGCGCTGGAAGTGACTTTGCCCGAGGTATCTCCCGACCACAATGTGGCTAACTCAAAGTTTGTAGAAATTGCTGTGAGTGATACGGGAATTGGGATTGCCCCGGAGTATATGCCCCAACTATTCAAGCCATTTGTCCAAATCGATAGTGCGCTCAACCGGAAATACGAAGGGACGGGGCTGGGCCTCGCGTTGGTCAAGCAACTGGTCGAATTACATGGTGGTGCGGTCAGGGTCAGCAGTGAAATGGATGTGGGCAGTCGTTTTACGATCGAATTGCCCTATAGCAAGATTGTGCCGCAGCCGGATATTGCGACAAGCCGGGTGCGATCGTCGGTGATTGAACCACCGTGCTCAAGGATTACCAAACTTCAGCCGCGCATTTTGTTGGCAGAAGATAATGCCTCAAATGTTAGTGTGATCGCCGATTATCTGAGCGCCGCTGGTTGCCAGCTGCAAATTGCCCACAACGGCCAAATTGCGATTGACTTGGCCCAAGCCGAAACGCCCGATGTCATTCTTATGGATATTCAAATGCCTGTGGTCGATGGCCTAGAAGCGATGCAGAAGATGCGACGCGATCCGAATTTAGTGAACGTGCCGATTATTGCGCTTACGGCTTTGGCGATGCCTGGCGATCGAGAACGTTGTTTTATGGCTGGGGCTACCGATTATCTCAGTAAACCCGTTAGGCTTAAGCAGATGGT
- a CDS encoding sll0787 family AIR synthase-like protein: MLADLAIRLRQSIGMEQKQDIQTIARKLAKLNLAPAASSILLGDDCAAIPDRDGYLLFAAEGMWPTLVANDPWFAGWCSVLVNVSDIYAMGGRPIAVVDALWTESTVQAELLWQGMITASQRFNVPIVGGHTNCHSDYQALSVSILGRANQLITSFNAQTGDTLLLLTDFNGQPYGLYPCWDAATQVKSAILREKLELLPQLAEMQLCDAGKDVSMGGIIGTALMLLETSGCGAMIDLDAIPVPPVLSLEQWLLSFPSYGFLLSVRPSQVERIQQLAQPLDLVCAPIGQVTADSQLSLKQGDDSLCFWDIAQDALTGFAGV, encoded by the coding sequence ATGTTAGCGGATTTGGCGATACGCTTGCGCCAGTCGATCGGGATGGAGCAAAAGCAAGATATCCAGACGATCGCGCGTAAGTTGGCGAAGTTGAATCTTGCCCCAGCGGCGTCATCGATTTTGTTAGGTGATGATTGTGCGGCGATTCCGGACCGGGATGGCTACCTGCTGTTCGCAGCGGAAGGCATGTGGCCAACCTTAGTGGCGAATGATCCGTGGTTTGCCGGTTGGTGTAGTGTGCTGGTGAATGTCAGTGATATTTATGCCATGGGTGGCCGTCCGATCGCCGTTGTGGATGCGCTATGGACTGAGTCAACGGTGCAAGCCGAATTACTATGGCAGGGGATGATTACGGCATCGCAACGGTTTAACGTCCCGATCGTCGGTGGGCATACGAATTGTCATAGTGATTACCAAGCCTTGTCTGTCTCTATCCTCGGGCGAGCCAATCAACTGATTACCAGTTTTAACGCGCAAACCGGCGATACTTTATTGCTGTTAACGGACTTTAATGGTCAGCCCTATGGCTTATATCCCTGCTGGGATGCGGCCACTCAAGTTAAATCCGCGATCTTGCGAGAGAAGCTGGAGCTATTGCCGCAGTTAGCGGAAATGCAGCTCTGTGATGCGGGCAAGGATGTCAGTATGGGTGGCATAATCGGGACCGCCTTAATGTTGTTAGAAACCTCTGGCTGTGGTGCGATGATTGATTTAGACGCCATACCAGTACCGCCGGTATTGTCCTTAGAACAATGGTTATTGAGTTTTCCCAGTTATGGTTTCTTGTTGAGTGTGCGACCGTCTCAGGTTGAGCGAATTCAGCAGTTAGCGCAGCCGTTAGATTTAGTCTGCGCCCCGATCGGTCAAGTAACCGCTGACTCGCAGTTAAGTCTGAAACAAGGCGATGACAGTTTGTGTTTCTGGGATATTGCCCAAGATGCACTAACGGGGTTTGCGGGCGTGTGA